The following coding sequences lie in one Mucilaginibacter sp. KACC 22773 genomic window:
- a CDS encoding DUF6496 domain-containing protein yields the protein MAKYSEKAGEKVEKTMHEMKEGKLKSGSGKKVTSKKQAVAIGLSEARKEGAKVPKKKS from the coding sequence ATGGCAAAGTATTCAGAAAAAGCAGGTGAAAAAGTTGAGAAAACCATGCACGAAATGAAAGAGGGGAAACTTAAAAGCGGCAGCGGTAAAAAAGTGACCAGCAAGAAACAGGCCGTAGCTATTGGTTTATCAGAAGCCCGTAAGGAAGGCGCAAAGGTGCCTAAAAAGAAAAGCTGA
- the trmB gene encoding tRNA (guanosine(46)-N7)-methyltransferase TrmB — protein sequence MGKDKLKRFAEIDTFSNVLQLDAGKPFKGEWSKGFFNNDNPVVLELACGKGEYTVNLAQLFPDKNFIGIDYKGNRIWRGAKTAIEDGVSNVAFLRIQIENLLDYFADGEVDEIWITFPDPQPQLSREKKRLTSPRFLDKYIRILKPSGCVNLKTDNDGLHAYTAEKIEELKLKLHIRTEDLYHSPYADDVLSIKTYYEKKYLKDNKNINYLKFSFE from the coding sequence GTGGGAAAAGATAAGTTAAAACGATTTGCAGAGATTGATACCTTTAGCAATGTATTACAATTGGATGCAGGCAAACCTTTTAAAGGGGAGTGGAGCAAAGGTTTTTTTAATAATGACAACCCGGTAGTTTTAGAGCTGGCCTGCGGCAAAGGCGAATACACGGTAAACCTGGCCCAGCTTTTTCCTGATAAAAATTTTATTGGTATTGATTATAAAGGCAACCGCATTTGGCGTGGTGCAAAAACGGCTATCGAAGATGGCGTTTCTAATGTTGCTTTCTTACGCATCCAGATAGAAAACCTGCTTGATTATTTTGCCGATGGCGAAGTAGACGAAATCTGGATTACCTTTCCCGACCCGCAGCCGCAACTAAGCCGCGAGAAAAAACGGTTAACCTCTCCGCGGTTTTTAGATAAATATATCAGGATCCTGAAACCATCCGGCTGCGTAAACCTTAAAACCGATAACGACGGCCTGCATGCTTACACGGCCGAAAAGATTGAAGAGCTGAAACTAAAACTACACATCCGCACCGAAGATCTTTATCATTCGCCTTATGCCGATGATGTGCTATCGATAAAAACCTATTACGAAAAAAAATATTTGAAGGATAACAAGAACATTAATTATCTTAAGTTTTCGTTTGAGTAA
- a CDS encoding phage holin family protein produces MEAEKETPPPLPPIIDQLREYAETRFKLLKYEAIENGTSILASVITDVVVVLGMVLFFIFASLTLAFYLADLWNSNWMGFGCVALIYLIIAIIIKLNKSRIEKPLANIFIQKIFKR; encoded by the coding sequence ATGGAAGCCGAAAAAGAAACACCACCACCATTACCACCAATTATTGATCAGTTAAGGGAATACGCCGAAACACGGTTTAAGCTTTTAAAATATGAGGCTATTGAAAATGGCACTTCCATTTTGGCAAGTGTTATTACCGATGTTGTTGTGGTATTAGGTATGGTGCTCTTCTTCATATTCGCCAGCCTTACTTTAGCGTTTTACCTGGCCGATTTATGGAACTCCAATTGGATGGGCTTTGGATGCGTTGCCCTTATTTATTTAATTATTGCCATCATTATTAAGTTGAATAAAAGCCGTATAGAAAAACCACTGGCCAATATTTTTATTCAAAAAATATTTAAAAGGTAA
- a CDS encoding VOC family protein — translation MEEARIFYADIIGLEQIERPKFRSKGYWFNIANIQLHLSTEEAMPRTSRHNAFEVTNIAAAREHLKSYEVEFMEEPVIPGRERFSFIDPFGNRIELLEMLK, via the coding sequence TTGGAGGAAGCACGGATTTTTTATGCCGATATTATAGGTCTTGAGCAAATTGAGCGGCCTAAGTTCAGGTCGAAAGGTTATTGGTTTAATATTGCCAATATCCAGCTGCATTTGAGTACCGAGGAGGCCATGCCACGCACCTCAAGGCACAATGCCTTTGAGGTGACCAATATTGCAGCAGCACGTGAACATTTAAAAAGTTATGAAGTAGAATTTATGGAAGAACCCGTAATCCCCGGCAGGGAACGGTTTTCTTTTATCGACCCATTTGGTAACAGGATAGAATTATTAGAGATGCTTAAATAA
- a CDS encoding MGMT family protein: MDDINFFDKVYQVARLIPKGRVTSYGAIAAYLGTKGSSRMVGYAMQAAGRANPPVPAHRVVNRQGLLTAKFHFGGNTMQEMLESEGVKVTDDQVQDFKNVYWDPNIELAL, translated from the coding sequence ATGGATGATATTAACTTTTTTGATAAAGTATACCAGGTTGCAAGACTAATACCTAAAGGCAGAGTAACGTCATATGGGGCTATCGCCGCCTATTTAGGTACCAAAGGATCATCGCGTATGGTGGGCTATGCGATGCAGGCGGCAGGCAGGGCCAATCCGCCGGTACCCGCGCACCGGGTTGTAAACAGGCAGGGCTTGCTTACCGCCAAGTTTCATTTCGGGGGTAATACCATGCAGGAGATGTTGGAAAGCGAAGGCGTAAAAGTAACTGACGACCAGGTGCAGGATTTTAAAAATGTGTATTGGGATCCAAATATTGAGTTGGCGTTATAG
- a CDS encoding YtxH domain-containing protein: protein MNDNTKVVVALLAGLAAGAALGILFAPDKGDETRDKLTESLKNLGDSIKETAAAEIDNLVGLKDKVVGNIKSKIRGAEEEYQDDLEHA from the coding sequence ATGAATGATAACACAAAAGTAGTTGTTGCATTGCTTGCGGGCTTGGCAGCAGGGGCAGCTTTAGGCATTTTATTTGCACCCGATAAAGGTGACGAAACTCGCGATAAGCTTACGGAATCATTAAAAAACCTTGGCGATTCGATTAAAGAAACCGCCGCGGCCGAAATTGACAACCTGGTTGGCCTGAAAGACAAAGTGGTTGGAAACATTAAATCAAAAATCCGCGGTGCCGAAGAAGAGTACCAGGACGATTTGGAACATGCATAA